Within the Candidatus Dormiibacterota bacterium genome, the region AGGACGAACGGTTCGTAGAGAAAGCGCTCTTCGAGCGGATGCGCGGCCCGCAAACGCGCTCGCCGCACCGGCTCGCCGAGCATCGCCTCGAGCCGCGCGAGCGTCACGCCGACGCTGCGTTCGTCGATATCGGCAGCGGCAAAGAGCGCGAGCGGCTCTCCGCCTTCATCCAACTGCACGACGCGCACCCGCACGCCCACGATCGGCGCGAGAAAGCGCATGCCTTCGAGCTTGGCGCGCACGAGATCGAGCATCGTGCGCTCGTCGGCGGTGGGCGTAGCGAGCGCCACTTCCAGCGATAGGCGTTCGCCCGTATCGAGTTCGATATCCACGTGCAGCGCGCCGCCGCGCTTTCCGCACGCGGCAAGATCGGCGCAGACGCGCGCGAGTACGGTCCGGAGCGCGAAGAACACTTGCGCTTCTTCCTCCGCGTGGCCTTCGCCGAAGAGTGCCGCTTCGATCGTCATCGCGTGGCCGCGCGGCAGAAACGGCGCGCGATCGATACCGCGCGCGCAATCGTGCCAACGGCGCGCCTGCGCACCGAAGCGTCGTATGAACGGCCCGTGCGGCAGACGCGCGAGCTCGCCCAACGTAGCGATGCCCAACAGTTGCAAGCGTTGGAGCACGGCCGGATCGAGATCGAGCACGTCGAGCGGTAGCGGGGCGAGCGCGAGCGCCTCTTGCCCGGCTTCGAGCAGCGCGCCGTCACCGATCCACGTCGCTGCGTACGCGCCGAATTTGTTTGCGCCAAAACCGACGCGCAACGGGAGCTTGTGGGCCTGGGCGATCGCGCGCGCGTGTGCGACCCAAGCGGACGCATCGCCCGGAATGCCGCGCATATCGAGATAGGCCAGGCCCGGACGCGCATCTTCGATGAGCGGGGTGAGCGCGTCGAAGGCATCGAGCAACGCCTCCCAACATCGGCGCCCATGGACGGCATCGTACGCGGTTATCTGCGCATCGGGGACCGCAGCGAGCGCTTGCGTAGCCGTCTGGCCGACCCGCGCACCGCCGCGAGATGCGGCGGCATCGAGCGCGATCACGTGCCCTCGATCGGGCCGGTCGACGATCAGCACCGGGTGCTCGGCTTGCTCGCCGGCGAGCGTCACCGCAACCGGATACTCGGGCACGCTGGCGCAGAGCAGCATCGGTTAACAAGCCTCGCTAGCGAATGCTCGCAGGCGTGCGTGCGCGCCGGGCGCGCTCCGTTTATGCTTGTGCAGTTCGGCCCGCAGATCGTATCCCTCGAAGCGGCACCACACGCCACGCGCCCCTCGCACGATTGCGCGCTCGAGGACGCATCGCAGCCGCAGCCCGGTAACGATCGCGAGCTCCTGGGTCGCCTGTGCGCTCACAACCACCAGCAAAGCATCCATGCGATGCGCAAGGCCGGCCAGCCGCGCCCAGACGGCCGCCCGTAACGCCGCGACCGGCATCACGACGATCCGGCAGATACGCGAACGCAAAAGAATATCGGCGGCTCTGGCAATGCGTAGGGCCGTCTGCGCCGGGACAATGAGGAGCCGATCGAGGCAGACGCCCGCCTGGGCAAGCGCGGGCGGATAGAGCGCCCCATCATCGATGACGGCCGCCAGCCCCCGCCGGGTCGCTTGGGCGAGCAAACTTGCCACGACGCCCCAACGCCCCGCGCTCAGGCCGGAGCCTTCCAACGCCACCACGCTCCCACAGGGAAAGCCCCCGCCGAGCAGGTGGTCTAAGCCGGGGATGGCAGTGGGGAGAGAGCGCCTCTGCGGAGCCCGCGCGACGACCTCATGCAGTCGCTCTTTCAGCTGCGCGAAGGCCGCCTGACGGTCGCCTAGAGTGGAGAAAGGCTCGGCTAAGATGGCCATGGGAGCCCATCCTAATCGAACATATGTTCGATGTCAAGCGGCAATTATATACTTGAGGAAAGTGGAAGAAAGTGCATGATTGAAAAACGAGCAGACCCGCCGTGACACGGTGGAAACTCAATCAGCTCCGCCTGCGCTACATCTTTGTGGTGCGGGCTCTATCCCTAGCCTGGCATCGGCTTTAGGGGGTTGTTTCCAAGATGATGTTATTGCTGGTTGCAAGCGGGTTCCAGCGATCCCGGATGTCCTTCTCCTCATCGCGTCTCGTCTGGTCGCTAGTAACGCTCGTATGAACGTGTATATGCGTCGCACCCTGCTTCTCTATGCACTCATCCTGGTGGTGATTGCGTGGGCGGATGGATCGACGCTCGCAAGGACCTTTGGAACGAGCGTATCCTTAGAGGCGCTTGGAACAACCTCAGCGCGAACGCGGCCCTTACGTTCAATCATGCCGAGCACAGGCGTCTTGCCGATATTGCCGGACTTCAAGCCAGACTTAACGTGATAGTGGCTGCGGCGTTTGAAGCGCAGTTTTCCGCCGACGAACGTTTCGTCAACTTCTACGTTGCCATTAAGGGGCTCGGACGACCTGTCACGCATAGCAACGCGGATGCGGTGCAGCATGAACCACGCCGTCTTTTGCGTGACGTTCAGAGCGCGAGCGACTTCGCAAGACGAGATACCATTGCGGTTGCTCGCCAGGAGTCAGATCGCCGGAAGCCACTTGTCAAAGCCGATAGGCGAATCTTCGAAGATGGTCCCAACCTTGGCCGTAAATTGCCCCTTGCAGTCGTTACAGTACAACGCCGACGGTTCGGCATGTAGGCGACGGCGACCGAGCCACACGACCGAGGGCATGCAACGACACCGTTCGGCCAACGAAGCTGAACGAACAAGTCATGCGCGACCTCTGGGTCCGCAAAGTAGCGAACCGCCTCGATCATGGTCTCCGGGACCTTGTGTTCCATAGGAAAAGCGTACCAAAACGAACCACTTACGTCACGTATATAATAACCATTTCAAGATTGTCGATGCTTCCGCTTTTTTCGATTCCGCTACGCGCCGACTCGGAATTAAGCCCCAATTTGCCCGAACATCGTGTAGTTTTGGCTCTTTTGGACCGCATTCGGCGAATGGTGCAATGAACCGCATCCCGGCCAGGCTGAGAGCAGCCGGCAATCAGGGCCGACAGTCTGGCAGCATCTAATAGCGTATTAGTGAGGGTTGGAGCGCTGCCGCGCACCCGAACAACCAGGGGGCTTATATCACAAAACTTTTTGCTCGAACCACAGGCAGGCATCGCTTGCAGCTAAGTACTGCGCATCGTCGGCACACATTTGAATCTTGCGGTGGTCCGAAATAGGGCGAGCACTTTCGGCTAGCCTCTTCTGGTTCTGCAGAAATTCGGTGCGGCTAATAAAAACCTTCGAGAAAAGCTTCCAATGGTGAAGAATCGTCGAGAGCAGGTCTGTTAAAAACGTCTCCTCGATCAGTTCAAGATTATTCAGGTCGCCTTTTTGCTCGATGCGTTCTCTATCAACATTTTTCATCTGGACAGCTGAAAACCAATTGCCACCAAATTCGCCTTGCAGTCGCCCAAATACAAGCATACGTAGAGCTGGTTCAATGCTGTTCATCCGACTCTGTAAGCGGAGATGGCGTTCACGGCCTGCCTCCGGTATATCATCTTGCTTAAACTCCGGCGGCGGAACAGTGATGAGGTACGGTGGCAATGCGGCCATATTGAATTTGTAACTATTCTTTGTTTTACGAATCAGCCCATAACCGATTAAATGTTGACCAGCTAAAGGACGATCTTCTAGCATCTTGAGGGCCTTACGCTCGTCCTCCGCAAGCTCTTGAAGAATTTCGCGCTCTTCTGGATAGAAGTCCGAGAACAGCTTCAGAATTGCGTCTAGATCGCCTCGGAACTGAGAACCATTTGATTCAATGCTGATGTCAACGTTGCGAGCATTTGCAATCAGAGGTCTCTCCGGCAAATCTCGCGCTATGGCACTACAAAGTTGTCTGCTCAAGAAAGGGTGTCCCCCGAACCACTCATGGATGCTCTCAACGGCTTCCCTCTGAAACGAAACGCCCATGGGTTGACCAAGCTTGCCGATCATTTCGGCAAGGTCGTCAACACCAAACGGCGTTAAATAACGAGCCTTAATAAAACGATAAAGAGGATTATCTTCGCCGGCAACGTTGGCCACTTCCGCAAAATAAGGGTTCGTGGATGCGACCAAAAAAACAAACTTTCCGGCTCGTATCTGACTCTCAGAACGCATCAAACGCCACAGATCAATGTATTGTGTATTCCAAGCATTCGTCGACGAGGAAGTAGGCAATATCCGCTCAAGCTCATCAATTATCACTAAAAGCGGCTTATTGCTTTGAGCTATTAGCCGCGTCAGGAAGTCCCTCAGAAATCGGCTCGCGTCTAAAAGGTTGCCGCCGCTTGGTACATCTTTCTGAAATGGTTGACCATGACGCTGCGCATACGAACGATTAAAGGCTCGCGCAATTTCGTAGGCAACTCCGGCCGGATCATTTCGGTACACCTCAGGCGACTGCGCATCGAGATAAGCAATGTGAAATTTCCCTGTTAGGTCATTTTTCTTTCGCAGCCGTTCGAGAACACTTGTTTTGCCGATTTTTCTCAGACCAAAAATACCACTCGATTGTCCGCTTACAAGAGCATCATAAATTTCATCAACAAGCTTATAACGCGCAAAAAACTGTTCATCTGTCGAAACCGGATCGCTGACATCAAACAAATCGCGACTGTAGAGAAATCGTCTTAACAACTCTGCCGCGAAATCCTCGCCCGCCGACTGCAGATCTGCAAAACTACAATAAATCAGCTTCCTTCCCGTCTCCTCGATGTGCTCTGCGCAAAGTTTTTCCGCGCGCACATCCTGCGAGGCAACAAAGACAACGTCCTGCATCAGTCTAAGCTTGTTATCATCAAGTAAGCGCGTGATATTCTGGAAGGATTTGCTAGTAAAAGCGGTTGATTCGTCTGCATAAAACAGAACTTCCCGGATGATATTGAACTCACTCGAAATGCGAGCAGTGGGGCCCAAAAAAAGGTATCCGAATGAATTGTCGACTCGCGAATGTTCTGAATTGGCATGATTAGTCCTAAAGGACTGGCCAAATATTTCTGTAGCGCGATAAAGGTTTTTGTTGTCGTACAGATGTTTTAAAGCTGACTCAGAAGCGTTTAATTTTGCTTGCATTACCACACCTTCTCGGTCACGTCGAGTGTTTTCACGCTTGCCGACTGCGATGGTCAGCCTATTTTTTATACATTGGCATGCGGCCTGCCTCTGATAAATACGTACGCATAATCAAAACGAATGCGAGTATGACTGCGGCATCACCTGACGCTTTGAGGGCATGATTGCAGCGATCCACAGGATCGTAGTGGCGCGTAAACGGCACCACCCAATCGTAGCGCAAGAGAGCGGCCATCGTGGCCTTCGGACTGGAGTTGCTTTTGCAGACACTACCGGCCGAGCAAAACCAGGCTGACCGATCTTAGTATCGCACTTTCCGAGCTCGTCGAAAAGAGCGACGATATCAAATTTTGCGCGGATACTTCAGTTCATTGCACAGCGCGCCTCATGGATGCCAACGTGGACGGACGCTGTGGCGCCGACTATGACGAGCCTCGCGTCCCGCCATAACGCCCAATCCGCTCGAACACATGATCTGAAATCAAGCGCCATACCGACGTGGCTGGCATTCCCCCCAACACCGTATGCCTCGTCGGCGTACTGCCGCTCAAAACGACGAAGACTAGTGACCGCAACCCTGTATGCAGCTCGAGGAGATGAAGCTCAGCAGGGCATATCCCAGGGTCGCCGAGGCTCGCCGCCACGGGCACCGGTTGATCGCCTACTTCGCCGAGTAGCGGTTCGTACACTACGCGCCGAGGCACAATCCAGCCGCTGACTTGACCTTGAAGTTGCTAGCGTCCTGAAAATATACAGCTATTTGACCCAAATGGTGAGAGGCACAGTCAGATCCGGGAACTTCGCGCAGAAATGTGCGTTGGCCAACGCCATGCCTACGCTCGTGAGGGTGAAACTTTTAGCCTGCGAAGATGCCCAATACTCGGCGACCCTCCGCAGAGTCGGTGAATGTTGCATGAACGTCTCGATTATCTTTGGATCCATCTGATGCGTCTGGAATAGTTCCGGATATTCACCTACCAATATTCTAAGGATGGTGATCTCGCCCATTTCTATCGCGCCACATCCGGCATATTGCATATGGCTGTACGACGAGTCCTCCGCTCGAAGATCATGTGAGAAAGGTTCCATCCATTGCGCATATGAGTCGAATATCGCCTCTTTGCTCGAAAATTTAAATTTGGTGCAACGCATCACCCAAGACAACGATAACAAATCTAGTTGATGGACGTTCAGCTTTGGAGCCACCTGTAACGATTCATTTAGTACTAGCTGTAGCGTAGTACGTTGAGGCTCCTTACTTCGACGAAGCAAGAGGTCAGATAGCAGAAGGCCCAATTCGGGCTCTCCTGAGCGTGCGAATCCTTTCTGCGCATCGAAAATCGCGTATTGCATATCGGGATCTGAGACAGTAATCGATGGATCGATTTTTTCCGTTCGGAGTTTCTCGAGAAAAGAATCTAAAATTTGTTGAGCGCGGCTCTCCGCAATCTCCCGCGCCATATCGCGCATCTGAAGAAAATTTGCTCGGAACACATCTAAAGCTATCATTCGCGCTTCGGTGTAGCTAACACCAAAATTCACATCACCTGATGACTGAATATTTACGGAGCCAGCACCGGAGCGTAGTTCTTGGCGATCACTCATCTTTGCCACCGCGGTGTATATCGCGGCCCGCCTGGATGTTAATGGAATTGTGACCAGACCGCTGGATCATTTGACGGCCCGGCGCAGAGCGAAGGCTCCAGATGCTTTTCCCGGCCCACCCTACAATGCTCAGCCCGACGACAACACCGGCCCCATCAAACAACCATCGATAGTTGTCCGAAAACCAACTCAAAAAGCTCGCCATTTTTGCGAAATTCGGCACGAGCCGAGCTGACCCCTTAGGGCCTTCAGGCTGCGCCATGGCAGCACTTAGAAAATCTTTTCGATTTTCGTTCGAGCAACGTAGCATACGCGGTAGCCGGGCCGGGGAGTGCGGCCTGCCTACCCTACCAGGTGCCGCGCCAGCTTTAGCGCCTCGGCGTGGACGTGGGAGCGGGGGCTGGTGCCGGGGGCTTGCCGTTCGGATTGCCGCCGCAGAGCGCGACCGCTTGGACGATGTCTTTTGCCGCGACGTTTTCGCGCAGCGCCGTCTGCTTGCGCGACCACTGGAGCGCGCCGAGCAGGCGGGTCACGGGGTTATAGCCCACCGAAAGGCCCGGCACGGCCGCGGGATCGATGGTGTAGGGGTCGGCCGGCAATCCCGCCGCGTTGGGGTCGTGCGTCATGGGATCGGCCGTAGGCTGGGCTTTCATCGCCTGTTCCTGCGACATCGAGCCGCCGTTGGTGATCGCGTTGATGTAGCCCATGCCTTCGTGCTGCATGTCGCCCAGCTGTTGGGTGGTTACGAAGCCGTTGATGATGTCCAGCGCCAGTTCCTGGCCGGCCAGCGCGCTCAGCAGCTTCTGGCGGATCTGCTCCATCAGCTTGGCATCGCTCGTCGTCTTGGCGTAGGCGGGAATGTAATTCGGGTCTTCGAGCAGCTTCTTGATCTCGATCGTGTTGTTGGCGAGCGAGGGCACCAGCTGCTCCATGTGCATCAGGAGCATGTTCTTGCTGGCATTGTTATCGATGCTCTCGCTGGTGCTATCGTCGATCTCGTAATTGAACTCCGTGAAGAGCGGCGGGCTCTTGGAGATCGTCTGATCGTTCTGCAGCATGCGTGCGATCGAGGGGGCGATCCGTTTGCGCAGGGCGGCGCACACCGGGCGGCTCACCACACGCCCGATCTCCGGCGGCGGCGTCCCCAGCTCGCTGGGCACGGGGGTTGCGCTCGTACCGGCCGCCTGAGCAAGCGGCGCCAACGTGGGGGCGGCCAGCGCGAGGACCAGCGCTATTACCGCAAAGATCGGTTTATACATCGAAGCCATTCTACGCTCTCAACGGTGGAGGAGGCCTGCTTGTTACGTCGTTCCTGGGGGCCATCTCCAGAAACCTTAGGAACGGCCCCTAGGAGGCCGCGTACTGCGTCTCGACGCCGTCGAGCTGTTGCTTCTCCTCGCCGGAAATCACCATCGTCAAATCGAGCATAATGATCAGGCGGTCGTTCATCTTGCCCACGCCCTGAATGTACTCGGTGCCGACGCCGGCGATCATTTCGGGCGCGTCCTCGACGTTTTCGATCGGAATGTTCAGCACCTCGGAGACGCTATCGACGACCATGCCGACGCGTTTGGTGCCGATCTCGGTCACCACGATACGCGTGCTCTTGGTCGAAGCGATGCGCGACATGCCGAAGCGCGTGCGCAGGTCGATGATCGGGATCAGCTGCCCGCGCAGATTGATCACGCCTTCCATAAAGCGCGGCGCGCGCGGCACGTGCGTAATCTCGACCATGCGAATGATTTCTTGCACTTGCGCGATATCGACGCCGTACTCTTCGCTTCCCAATCGAAACGAGACGACTTGAACGACTTCGCCGGAGAACTGCTGCTTGCGATCTTCTTTTACGTCCGCCATCGTCATTAGACTCCTGAAAACTCGGCGCGAGCGACTCTGCCGCTGACATAGGCTTCGCTCACTAGTGAATGCACGTCGATGATGAGCGAAATCGATCCATTGCCCAAGATGGTTGCACCGGAGATGCCCGCAATCCGGCCGACCACATCGGAGAGCGGCTTGATCACGATCTCTTGTTCGCCTTCGAACGAATCGACGACCAGCCCAACCTGGCGCCCTTGCAGGCCGACGATCACGATCATCACCTTGTCGGGGTCGCGCGTGCCGTCGAGTTCGAAGAATTCCGCGATGCGCAGCAGCGGCACCACCTGGCCGCGCAACGTGATCACTTCATTCCCATGCACGGTGCGTACGTCGCGCATTTCGACGCGCTGCGATTCGATCACCGAATCGAGCGGTATCGCGTAGAGCTCGTGAACCACCCGCACCAAGAGTGCCTGGATGATGGCGAGCGTCAGCGGGAGCTTGATCGTAAAGCGCGTGCCCTGCCCGGCCACCGAATCCACGTCGAAAATGCCTTTGAGGCGCGTGATGTTCTTCTTTACCACATCCATGCCGACGCCGCGGCCGCTCACGTCCGAGATCACTTCGGCCGTCGAAAAACCGGGCGTAAAAATCAGTTCGACGAGTTCGCGATCCGTCAGCCGGTCTTCCGCGGAGATGAGCCCCTGTTTGATGCCGCGCGCGCGCACCTTATCCAAATCGATGCCGCCGCCGTCGTCGGAGACTTCGATGATGATCTGGTTGCCTTCGTGGTATGCATTGAGCGAGATCGTTCCGGCCCGCGGTTTGCCGCTCGCCTCGCGCGCGTCGGGCGATTCGATGCCGTGGTCCACGCAGTTGCGCAGCAGATGCATCAGCGGCTCGCCGACTTCGTCCACGATCGTCTTATCCAGATCGGTTTCGGCGCCCGAGATGTTCAGAAGCACTTCTTTGCCGCGCGCCTTGGCGACGTCGCGCACCAAGCGCGGGAACCGGTCGAACACCTGGCCGATCGGGACCATGCGCACCTTCATGATCGATTCTTGAATCTCGTTGGTCGTGCGCGCGAGCAGCGCGGCGCTGTCGGCTAAATCTTTGGCGAGCGGCGCGACGATGCCGGTGGATGCGCCGACGCTCTTGTCGGCCATCAAGCGCTCGAGCGTGTTGGCGATGTCGGAGATGCGCGTGCGGTTGATCACCAATTCGCCGACCAGGTTGAGCAGCGCGTCCAAACGCTCGATATCGACGCGAATCGTCTGATGAATCGAGCCGCGCTTGGGTGCAGCCTTCTCGGTAGCGGCCTTTTTCGCGTCGGCCGCTTCGGGTGCGGCGGGAACGACGGCAGGCGCCGGAGCCACTTCCATGGTCGCGCTTACAACAGTCTCGGCGGGGGGCGGCGGTGCCGGCGCTTGCGCGCGCTTCAATTCGGCTTCTGCAAGTAGCCGCGCGATCTCAGCTTCAAATGCTTCAACATCGGCAACGCTCGCCGACTTGCTCTCAACCGCCGTCGCTTCCTCAAAGGTCTGCTCGGGGCCCGTGCGGCCTTCGATGACGTGCGACGTCTCTTCGTAAATGGCGACGAACTGGTCCAGGCGCGCGCCGTACTCGTCCAGCCCCTTAGGCGGCTCGTGGTCGCCGATCGCGACTTCGACTAAATCGGTGAGAAAATCGCGCCCTGAAAAGAGAATGTCGACGCAACTCTCGGAGAGCGGCATGCGATCTTTGCGCAGCAGATCGCAGAGATTCTCCAACTTGTGCGCGAGATTTTGCACGTCGGAAAAGCCCAGCATTCCCGAACTGCCCTTGACGGTGTGCAGCGCGCGGAAGAGCGAGTTGACGATCTCGGGGTCGGTCTCGCCGGACTCGACGAATTCCTCGAGTCTGAGCAAATCCGCATCAATCTGCTGAAGCAGTTCCTCCGCTTCGTCGCGGAAGTACGAGATAAATTCTTCGCGATTGAACAGTTCGTCAGACATCGATCTTCTGCATCAAACCGCGACCGCGCGCGATGACGCTACTCCACTCCGAAAACGGAGAGCAGTGGCCCGAGCGATCCGGTCTCTGGAATCAAGATAAACTGGCCCGCGACTTCTTTCTCTTTATCGAGGAAGGCGGACTCGATCAAGAAGACGTCTTGATCGGGAAGAATCGACATCAAGGTACGGAAGGCGGCCTGTACGGTTCCGTATGAGAGCGTCGGAACCGAAGGCAACAGGTTCGAGCCGGTCAGTTGAATGATCGCGGTGAGGTACGAACCGGCGATGATGTTGCCCAGCTCCTTGAGCGTCGAATCGGCGATCGAATCGAAGATTTGAATATCGCCGATGACGCGGTGCAAGAACTGGCTGACGAAGTCGAGCGCCTGTTCGCGGTCGAAGAGCACGACCATCTGGCCGGGAGCCTCGCCACGCAGGTACATGTGCAATGCCGCGACGGTCCGGCTTTCGTGCCCGACGCGCGATGCGAGGTCGCGAAACTTGATGACGTCGATGCGCGGCTCGCTCAGATTGATCTTGGTGTTGAGCAACTGCGAGAGGGCGGTGGCCGCGTGGCCCGCGCCGATATTGCCGACCTCTTTAAGGGCGTCTTTTTGCAGGTCGGTGAGATTCATGCCCTGGCTCATGAGAGCACCTTTTGAATGGTCTCCAAAATCTTCGGCGGCTGGAACGGCTTGGTGATGAACGATTTCGCTCCGGCTTGGATCGCCTCGACGACCAAGGCCTGCTGTCCCATCGACGTGCACATGATGATCTTTGCGTTGGGGTCGTGCGCAACGATCTGCTTGACGGCCGTGATCCCGTCCATCTCCGGCATCACCATATCCATGGTCACCAGATCCGGCGAGAGTTGTTTGTACTTATCGACGGCCTCGACACCGTTCTGGGCTTCGCCCACCACGTCGAAGCCGTTCTTAGAAAGAATCCCCTTGATCATCATTCGCATGACGACGGCGTCATCGACGATCAGGACTCTCTTGCTCATCCGTTGCTCCCAAGACAGAAATAGAGTGCTCTAGGGCATACTACGTGCAATGCTTTTCCAAGCAGAGCGCCCCTACGCCATCTTTTGAACCATCGGCTAAAGAAGCAGGCAACTTTAAGGGCGGCCCTATGCTAGGCCCCGATTGCGAAGGTCGGTTTGCTTGCGATTGATGAACTCGACGATCGCCTGATCTTCCTCTGGGCGAAGGCCGTGAAAGCGCAGCCCGTGCGACTGCTTCCCCGACGTCTTGATCTCCTCGTGGCGCATCACTTCGCCCAAGAGCATGAGCGGGGCTCCCGCCGAGTTGAGATCCATCTTTACCTCAACCATCGTCCCGTGCTTCATCGCCCGGTCCGTGATGAGCGAACAGCCGCCGCGGCTGATGTCGCGGATCGTCGCGCGTACGAATTCGCCCACGCCCTTGCCCGCGGGGGCAAAGCGCCAGCCGCCGATGACCAGCGCGTCGAGGCGAACGCTCTGACGCTTCTGCGCCCCCGTGGCGGCCCCGACCAGCGCAACGCGTCGCGGCACCTCGAAGACCGTGCTCGTTCCGTTGGAGGAGAGAATCTTCGAGGCGGCGCGAAAGCGGCCGGCCCCGGTCGTATAGAGGAGGACCGCGGTCTCGCCCGGCCGGCCGAGCGACTCGCGCGTGACGATACCCTTGCCGCCGACCGATTCCACCGTCACCGAGCGCGAGGGGCGGCCCGCCACGATCGCATCGATGAACGTGTTGACCTGGGGCAACTTGGCCGAGGGAAGGTCGTTACTACTGCCGCCAAAGAGCGATTTAAACATCAACGAGCCGTCGTTTCCATCGTGTCCGAGGAGGGTTCTTCCGTCGTGGAGACCTGGCCGATCGACTCGACTCGCAGCCCCGGCGCGATCTCGGAATACGAGAGCACGACGAGCTGTGGAGCCGCTCGCTCGGTCAGCCGCTTGAGGGCCAACCGTACAGAAGGCGAGCACAGGACGATGGGTTGCAACCCGGCGTTCTGCGCGACCGCGATTTGCTTGGTTAGCGACGCGTAGACTCGCGCGACCGTATTCGGGTCGAGCAGAGCATAGGCGTCCTCGCCACGGCGCACGGCTTCACCCAACAGCGATTCGAGCCGCGGATCGACCGTAATCACCGAGAGCAAGCCGTTTTCAGCGTACTCCGCCGAAATATGGCGGGCAAGAGCCGCTCGGACCCTTTCGGTCAGATAGTCGATGTCTTTGCTCACGCGCCCCGCGTCGGCCAAGGTCTCTAGGATCAGCACGAGGTTGCGGACGGGGATGCGCTCGCGCAGCAGATTCTGGAGTAC harbors:
- a CDS encoding DNA polymerase Y family protein; translation: MLLCASVPEYPVAVTLAGEQAEHPVLIVDRPDRGHVIALDAAASRGGARVGQTATQALAAVPDAQITAYDAVHGRRCWEALLDAFDALTPLIEDARPGLAYLDMRGIPGDASAWVAHARAIAQAHKLPLRVGFGANKFGAYAATWIGDGALLEAGQEALALAPLPLDVLDLDPAVLQRLQLLGIATLGELARLPHGPFIRRFGAQARRWHDCARGIDRAPFLPRGHAMTIEAALFGEGHAEEEAQVFFALRTVLARVCADLAACGKRGGALHVDIELDTGERLSLEVALATPTADERTMLDLVRAKLEGMRFLAPIVGVRVRVVQLDEGGEPLALFAAADIDERSVGVTLARLEAMLGEPVRRARLRAAHPLEERFLYEPFVL
- a CDS encoding IS1595 family transposase, with the translated sequence MASNRNGISSCEVARALNVTQKTAWFMLHRIRVAMRDRSSEPLNGNVEVDETFVGGKLRFKRRSHYHVKSGLKSGNIGKTPVLGMIERKGRVRAEVVPSASKDTLVPKVLASVDPSAHAITTRMSA
- a CDS encoding LPO_1073/Vpar_1526 family protein, with the translated sequence MSDRQELRSGAGSVNIQSSGDVNFGVSYTEARMIALDVFRANFLQMRDMAREIAESRAQQILDSFLEKLRTEKIDPSITVSDPDMQYAIFDAQKGFARSGEPELGLLLSDLLLRRSKEPQRTTLQLVLNESLQVAPKLNVHQLDLLSLSWVMRCTKFKFSSKEAIFDSYAQWMEPFSHDLRAEDSSYSHMQYAGCGAIEMGEITILRILVGEYPELFQTHQMDPKIIETFMQHSPTLRRVAEYWASSQAKSFTLTSVGMALANAHFCAKFPDLTVPLTIWVK
- a CDS encoding chemotaxis protein CheW, coding for MADVKEDRKQQFSGEVVQVVSFRLGSEEYGVDIAQVQEIIRMVEITHVPRAPRFMEGVINLRGQLIPIIDLRTRFGMSRIASTKSTRIVVTEIGTKRVGMVVDSVSEVLNIPIENVEDAPEMIAGVGTEYIQGVGKMNDRLIIMLDLTMVISGEEKQQLDGVETQYAAS
- a CDS encoding chemotaxis protein CheA — its product is MSDELFNREEFISYFRDEAEELLQQIDADLLRLEEFVESGETDPEIVNSLFRALHTVKGSSGMLGFSDVQNLAHKLENLCDLLRKDRMPLSESCVDILFSGRDFLTDLVEVAIGDHEPPKGLDEYGARLDQFVAIYEETSHVIEGRTGPEQTFEEATAVESKSASVADVEAFEAEIARLLAEAELKRAQAPAPPPPAETVVSATMEVAPAPAVVPAAPEAADAKKAATEKAAPKRGSIHQTIRVDIERLDALLNLVGELVINRTRISDIANTLERLMADKSVGASTGIVAPLAKDLADSAALLARTTNEIQESIMKVRMVPIGQVFDRFPRLVRDVAKARGKEVLLNISGAETDLDKTIVDEVGEPLMHLLRNCVDHGIESPDAREASGKPRAGTISLNAYHEGNQIIIEVSDDGGGIDLDKVRARGIKQGLISAEDRLTDRELVELIFTPGFSTAEVISDVSGRGVGMDVVKKNITRLKGIFDVDSVAGQGTRFTIKLPLTLAIIQALLVRVVHELYAIPLDSVIESQRVEMRDVRTVHGNEVITLRGQVVPLLRIAEFFELDGTRDPDKVMIVIVGLQGRQVGLVVDSFEGEQEIVIKPLSDVVGRIAGISGATILGNGSISLIIDVHSLVSEAYVSGRVARAEFSGV
- a CDS encoding chemotaxis protein CheC translates to MSQGMNLTDLQKDALKEVGNIGAGHAATALSQLLNTKINLSEPRIDVIKFRDLASRVGHESRTVAALHMYLRGEAPGQMVVLFDREQALDFVSQFLHRVIGDIQIFDSIADSTLKELGNIIAGSYLTAIIQLTGSNLLPSVPTLSYGTVQAAFRTLMSILPDQDVFLIESAFLDKEKEVAGQFILIPETGSLGPLLSVFGVE
- a CDS encoding response regulator, whose amino-acid sequence is MSKRVLIVDDAVVMRMMIKGILSKNGFDVVGEAQNGVEAVDKYKQLSPDLVTMDMVMPEMDGITAVKQIVAHDPNAKIIMCTSMGQQALVVEAIQAGAKSFITKPFQPPKILETIQKVLS
- a CDS encoding PilZ domain-containing protein; the encoded protein is MFKSLFGGSSNDLPSAKLPQVNTFIDAIVAGRPSRSVTVESVGGKGIVTRESLGRPGETAVLLYTTGAGRFRAASKILSSNGTSTVFEVPRRVALVGAATGAQKRQSVRLDALVIGGWRFAPAGKGVGEFVRATIRDISRGGCSLITDRAMKHGTMVEVKMDLNSAGAPLMLLGEVMRHEEIKTSGKQSHGLRFHGLRPEEDQAIVEFINRKQTDLRNRGLA